A genomic region of Venturia canescens isolate UGA chromosome 7, ASM1945775v1, whole genome shotgun sequence contains the following coding sequences:
- the conv gene encoding insulin-like growth factor-binding protein complex acid labile subunit: MGVLVLLLVGLAAPILGGYIPPGPKYTCPKEPIYIYPCTCTKGSDQGLFIRCENTNLASLSLAFVNLGNSGVPIEELLIYKCNIERLYGPALYPLMARVIRFVETPLKVIEEHSFLGVNRTLQELYMVGGRLEEFPREAMNILGNLSILSIKGHRITGLLGNSFGGSGLAGKLEKLEISNGSLSSLPTDALTPLKKLKTLDLHGNEIAELKRNQFKGLRDTEVLDLSHNLITKVDPSHLADLTKMGWCNMSHNLITELKRGTFARNSVLKVLNLSHNKIRKLDANTFRGMRFLRRLYMSDNLINDVGRGTFGTVTRIGTIDLARNFIKKIDYQMFHQLQFAELLDVSANKVTIIEKLAFKDLFLAHVNLSHNQISIIQAGAFENCANITVLDLSYNKLENITKYAFDSATYATELRLSYNYFTALNQVPLHNMTGLKVLNVSHNNLHSVPRQTFPKLYELHTIDLSYNNISEIYNAIFQTLFSLRFLNLSHNSLEKIKASTFGPLPTLLDLDMSYNKLEDVSRGSLTRLASCRTLTLKNNKLKKIFQLPTSLGHLDLSENALEEIPPIDVWPSMNALLTLDLSSNRLGDNLQHGSFDPLLTLRVLNLRSNNMTKPPWAALSTLSSLQYLYMQDNELENLDKAAFGRLPIVFELNLANNKIRNVSSRAFEGLLQLLTLNLTNNQISYIPNGAFQGLVSLRTLDLSHNRLEKLDNKSHGLLDDCLSLERINLSHNKISFITRKTFPNDPWIPYKLKEVDLSYNSMPVVTFDLTVGTKKVLHMNLSHNNINEIRKYVIGNMTSVQTLDLSYNDLNDVSEKDVFSPPENLTSLYLSNNHFAHLPMDKILPMRNLKVLDLENNDFGTFDEKLMRVVENGTVLRYGGNPLNCDCYVRPLKRWLASLTEIPSEWANLICASPSYVAGKSLPHVSEDLMGCSEREIQDDEKFAITPDLKFRNIEYNPEDDSWKVTWFVTSRGDVGDFYIDVRQVGGRKSVIKQDVIYRDRSFTIGKLPDSSIKYEVCVLARDSIGNVKHYRNSQCRVLLKDGYESSASRRQTAILPIVFISFVLAIL; this comes from the exons ATGGGAGTGCTGGTGTTGCTGCTGGTTGGATTGGCTGCACCAATCCTGGGAGGGTACATTCCACCCGGTCCAAAATACACGTGTCCGAAAGAACCGATTTACATTTACCCTTGTACGTGTACGAAGGGCAGCGATCAAGGGCTCTTCATTCGGTGCGAAAACACGAATTTGGCGAGCCTCAGTTTGGCCTTCGTTAATCTGGGCAACAGTGGAGTTCCCATCGAAGAACTTCTCATCTACAAGTGCAATATAGAACGCTTGTACGGGCCGGCGCTTTACCCTTTGATGGCGAGGGTCATCAGGTTCGTCGAAACCCCGCTGAAGGTCATAGAGGAGCACAGCTTCCTCGGAGTAAATCGAACGCTCCAAGAGCTGTACATGGTGGGCGGCAGACTCGAGGAATTCCCGAGAGAGGCGATGAACATTTTGGGAAACCTGTCGATTCTCAGCATAAAAGGACATCGAATAACCGGCCTGCTTGGCAACAGTTTTGGCGGAAGTGGTCTCGCCGGTAAACTAGAAAAATTAGAAATTAGTAACGGTTCCCTCTCCTCCCTGCCTACCGATGCACTCACGCCGTTGAAGAAGCTCAAAACTCTCGATCTTCACGGCAACGAGATCGCCGAGCTCAAGAGAAACCAATTCAAAGGGTTGAGAGACACCGAAGTTCTCGACCTTTCGCACAACTTGATAACCAAAGTCGACCCCTCGCATTTGGCGGACTTGACGAAAATGGGCTGGTGCAATATGTCCCACAACTTGATCACGGAATTGAAGAG AGGGACTTTTGCGAGAAACTCTGTGCTCAAGGTTCTGAACCTCAGTCACAACAAAATTCGCAAACTCGACGCGAATACCTTTCGGGGAATGAGGTTTCTCAGGAGGTTGTACATGAGCGATAATTTGATCAACGACGTTGGCCGAGGGACCTTTGGAACCGTCACGAGAATAGGGACGATAGACCTTGCGAGGAACTTTATCAAGAAGATCGATTATCAAATGTTTCATCAGCTCCAATTCGCAGAG TTGCTCGATGTTTCGGCGAACAAAGTAACGATCATAGAGAAACTGGCGTTCAAGGACCTCTTTTTGGCACATGTCAATTTATCCCACAACCAGATATCCATCATCCAAGCTGGAGCTTTTGAGAATTGTGCTAACATAACAGTTCTTGACCTGAGCTACAACAAACTTGAGAACATAACAAAATATGCGTTTGACAGTGCCACTTATGCGACGGAATTACGGCTGAGCTACAATTATTTCACTGCTTTGAATCAG GTTCCATTGCACAACATGACAGGCCTCAAAGTCCTCAATGTCTCTCACAATAATCTGCACTCGGTGCCGAGACAAACGTTCCCAAAGCTGTACGAACTTCACACGATCGACTTGTCGTACAACAATATATCCGAAATTTACAACGCCATTTTCCAGACACTTTTCAGCTTAAGGTTTCTCAATCTTTCGCACAACTctttggagaaaataaaagcatCGACTTTCGGGCCTCTGCCCACGCTTCTTGATCTGGACATGAGTTATAACAAGTTGGAAGATGTTTCTCGGGGAAGTTTAACGAGATTAGCGAGCTGCAG AACCTTGACTCTCAAGAACAACaagctgaaaaaaatcttccagTTACCAACGTCCTTGGGACATTTGGACCTGTCAGAAAACGCTCTCGAAGAAATTCCTCCCATCGATGTGTGGCCATCCATGAACGCGCTGCTCACTCTCGACCTTTCGAGTAACAGGCTCGGCGACAATTTGCAACATGGCAGCTTCGACCCGCTCTTGACTTTGAGAGTCTTGAACCTCCGTTCGAATAACATGACAAAACCGCCGTGGGCAGCGCTCAGCACTTTGAGCAGTCTTCAGTATCTCTATATGCAG GACAATGAATTAGAGAATCTTGATAAAGCCGCTTTCGGAAGGCTTCCCATAGTATTTGAGTTGAATTTAGCGAACAACAAGATCAGGAACGTGAGCAGCCGAGCATTCGAGGGACTGTTGCAGCTGCTGACTCTCAATCTGACGAACAATCAGATAAGCTACATACCGAATGGAGCATTTCAGGGGCTCGTGTCTCTCAGAACTCTCGACTTGTCTCACAACAGGCTCGAGAAATTGGACAACAAGAGCCATGGTTTGCTCGACGATTGTCTTTCGCTAGAGAGAATTAATTTGAGCCACAACAAAATATCGTTCATCACgagaaaaacattcccgaacgATCCCTGGATACCTTACAAACTCAAAGAAGTCGATCTCTCGTACAACAGCATGCCGGTCGTCACTTTTGACTTGACAGTCGGCACGAAAAAAGTTCTCCACATGAATCTCAGCCACAACAATATCAACGAGATACGCAAGT acgTCATCGGCAACATGACTTCTGTGCAGACTCTGGATTTGTCGTACAACGACTTGAACGATGTGTCCGAAAAAGACGTGTTCTCGCCACCGGAGAATCTCACGAGTCTTTACCTCAGCAACAATCATTTTGCTCATTTACCTATGGACAAAATACTGCCCATGCGAAATCTCAAAGTACTCGATCTCGAGAACAATGATTTCGGGACTTTTGACGAGAAGCTAATGAGGGTCGTGGAAAATGGCACTGTCCTCAGATATGGAG GGAACCCCCTTAATTGCGATTGCTATGTTCGTCCTCTGAAGCGATGGCTCGCGAGTTTGACCGAAATTCCATCGGAGTGGGCGAATTTAATTTGCGCAAGTCCGAGCTACGTTGCGGGAAAATCACTGCCGCACGTTTCCGAGGATCTGATGGGATGCAGCGAACGTGAAATTCAGGATGACGAGAAATTCGCAATAACTCCTGATCTCaagtttcgaaatatcgaata CAACCCCGAAGACGATTCATGGAAGGTGACCTGGTTCGTAACGTCGCGAGGGGACGTGGGTGATTTTTACATCGACGTTCGACAAGTCGGTGGCAgaaaatcggtgatcaagCAAGATGTAATATACAGAGATCGATCATTCACCATTGGCAAGTTGCCGGACTCCTCGATCAAGTACGAAGTGTGCGTGCTGGCCAGAGACTCCATCGGGAACGTAAAGCACTACCGAAATTCGCAGTGTCGAGTATTGCTCAAGGACGGATACGAATCCTCGGCTAGCAGGCGTCAAACGGCCATTTTGCCGATTGTTTTCATCAGCTTCGTCCTCGCGATATTGTGA